The genomic segment CTTCGCGCAGGCCGAGCACGCGACGCCGCCGGACGACGTGAGGCATCTGCCGCGGCCGATCCTGGGCTTCTGGGGGATGGTCGAAGACTGGATCGATGTCGGGCTGCTGGCGAAGGCGGCGCGGGCCTGGCCGCGGGCGTCGTTCGCATTGATCGGCGAAGTTAAGACGGATGTCGATAACCTGCGGGCCTGCCCCAATGTGCACCTGCTCGGTCGCCGGCCGTATTCGCAACTCCCCGGCTACGCAGCCGCGTTCGACGCCGCACTGCTGCCGTTCCGCATCAACGACCTGACGCGCGCAGTGAACCCGATCAAGTTGCGCGAGTACCTCGCCGCCGGGCTGCCGGTCGTGAGCACGGCGTTGCCGGAAGTGGAACCGTATCGACCGGACGTGTACATTGCGAGGTCATATGATACATTCGTAAATATGTGCGAGTCCGCGCTCGCGGCGGATTCACCTGCCGCCCGGGCCGCACGCCGCGCGGCGATGCAGCACGAGACCTGGCCCGCGAAAGTGAGGCAGATCGGCGACGCGCTGGCCGATATTGCACGCCCGCCGGTTACTGCTGGACCGCCTCGTCGATGGCTTGATTGATCCGATGCATCATCTCCAGGTAGTCGGCCTGGTGTTTCATCATCGCCTTGAGCTTTTCGTTGCCGGCCAGCGCCGCCTCGCGCTGCGCGAGGGCACGCTTGTCATCCACTTCAATCGGCTTGCCGGAGGCTTCCAGTTGCTGAACGCGATGAACGGCCTGCTGATACTCGGTCAGGATCGACTGTGCGTCTTTGTCTTCGGCGACGGCACGGGCAGCCGCGAGAAACGCGCGGGTGCGTTCGTGCGCGGCGATTTTCTTGCCTAATTCGCGGGCGTGGGTGATGATGTCGTCCATGGGGTCCTTTCCGGGCCGAGGTCGGTTTGTTCCGCCCGGTATCTCAAGCGCAAGTTCGCCAACCTGCAAGCGAGTTCCGAATGGGTAAGCGGTTTTCCGAACGAATCCTCGAATTCATCCGGCGGCCGGGCTATACACCGCTCAAGGCGCGCAAACTTGCCATCGAAATGGGAATCGCCGAGTCGGAATACGGCGACTTTCACGACGCCGTTGACTCGCTGCGCCGCGTCGGCCGCGTCGTCCTCGGGAGCGGCAACGCCGTCACGCTGCCGCA from the Planctomycetia bacterium genome contains:
- a CDS encoding YlbF family regulator, which codes for MDDIITHARELGKKIAAHERTRAFLAAARAVAEDKDAQSILTEYQQAVHRVQQLEASGKPIEVDDKRALAQREAALAGNEKLKAMMKHQADYLEMMHRINQAIDEAVQQ
- a CDS encoding glycosyltransferase, coding for MIEHRNIVCIASNWYYDPTSKHHVMRELSRRNHVVWVNYHGSRRPSATGADLRAAAGKLRQFIEGPRRVSESMTVLTPLVAPWPGHRAAAALNRRLVVRQIRRVLAGLPRRPVQVWSFAPDVDFLCGQFEEESVVYYCVDAFNEFAGYDRRAMLEAEARLAARADLVVTSSRRLFEDKQGLAARTIYVPHGVDAAHFAQAEHATPPDDVRHLPRPILGFWGMVEDWIDVGLLAKAARAWPRASFALIGEVKTDVDNLRACPNVHLLGRRPYSQLPGYAAAFDAALLPFRINDLTRAVNPIKLREYLAAGLPVVSTALPEVEPYRPDVYIARSYDTFVNMCESALAADSPAARAARRAAMQHETWPAKVRQIGDALADIARPPVTAGPPRRWLD